One part of the Prosthecobacter vanneervenii genome encodes these proteins:
- a CDS encoding SMP-30/gluconolactonase/LRE family protein: MNTSRRTFLTSFAVSAATTTTLLSRDWSGQTPERYPDPDVIVLEPEFEKLIQGNSPIRRLHTGMLWAEGPAWNGAGNYLVWSDIPNNAQMRYLPEDGHVSVMRNNANNSNGNTFDLQGRQISFEHATRRVVRYELDGSVTVLADKFDGKPLNAPNDGAVHADGSIWFTDPGYGSMMDYEGNKGELHLKESVYRIDPGGEITKITEDLEKPNGLCFSPDYKKVYIVDTGSPKNIRVYDVDGKTVKNGKVFTTNKGALADKKAKGNSDGIRCDVEGNLWASAGWIGDGYDGVHVFNPEGKMLGYIKLPETVSNLCFGGPKRNRLFITASQSLYSLHVNTRGAHHC; the protein is encoded by the coding sequence ATGAACACCAGCCGCCGCACCTTCCTCACCAGTTTCGCCGTCTCCGCCGCCACCACCACCACCCTGCTCTCCCGCGACTGGTCCGGCCAGACACCGGAGCGTTATCCAGACCCGGACGTCATCGTGCTGGAGCCCGAGTTTGAAAAACTCATTCAGGGAAACTCCCCCATTCGCCGCCTGCACACCGGCATGCTCTGGGCCGAGGGCCCCGCCTGGAACGGCGCTGGCAACTACCTCGTGTGGAGCGACATCCCCAACAACGCGCAGATGCGCTACCTTCCCGAAGACGGCCATGTCTCCGTCATGCGCAACAACGCCAACAACAGCAACGGCAACACTTTCGACCTGCAGGGCCGCCAGATCTCCTTTGAGCACGCCACGCGTCGCGTGGTGCGCTATGAACTCGATGGCAGCGTCACCGTGCTGGCGGACAAGTTTGACGGCAAACCGCTCAATGCTCCAAACGACGGCGCGGTGCATGCAGACGGCTCCATCTGGTTCACCGATCCCGGCTACGGCAGCATGATGGATTACGAAGGAAACAAAGGAGAGCTCCATCTCAAGGAGTCCGTCTATCGCATTGACCCGGGCGGTGAGATCACCAAGATCACCGAAGATCTGGAAAAGCCCAACGGGCTCTGCTTCTCGCCAGACTACAAGAAGGTGTACATCGTGGATACCGGCTCGCCAAAAAACATCCGTGTGTATGACGTGGATGGCAAAACGGTGAAAAACGGCAAGGTCTTCACCACCAACAAAGGCGCGCTGGCGGACAAGAAAGCGAAAGGCAACTCAGACGGCATCCGCTGCGATGTTGAGGGCAATCTCTGGGCCAGCGCCGGATGGATCGGCGATGGCTACGATGGCGTCCATGTCTTCAATCCCGAAGGCAAAATGCTCGGCTACATCAAGCTCCCTGAAACCGTCAGCAATCTCTGCTTCGGCGGGCCCAAGCGAAATCGCCTGTTCATCACCGCCTCTCAGAGCCTCTACTCGCTGCATGTGAACACACGTGGCGCGCATCATTGCTGA
- a CDS encoding tRNA threonylcarbamoyladenosine dehydratase, with amino-acid sequence MDEAYTQRFGGIGRLYGAAALPRLQAAHVAIVGVGGVGSWVVEALARSGVGALTLIDMDDVCITNTNRQLPALAHTVGVSKVDVLAARVAEINPACRVNRVIEFLTESNADRLLAPGFDFVVDAVDRTSIKALILAKCQARGMPVITSGSAGGRRDPTLIRTSDLGLAGADTLLKGVRQCLRRQHGFPKSEEGRPLAMGIPCVFSSEKPVYPWADGSCSLEPESGAETGLRLDCAAGFGAATHVTGTFGFVLAAEVVKRLVKEV; translated from the coding sequence ATGGATGAAGCATACACGCAGCGCTTTGGCGGCATTGGGCGGCTCTATGGAGCTGCGGCACTGCCACGCCTTCAGGCTGCGCATGTGGCCATTGTGGGCGTGGGCGGCGTCGGCTCCTGGGTGGTGGAGGCGCTGGCGCGCAGCGGTGTCGGTGCGCTGACGCTGATCGACATGGATGACGTCTGCATCACCAACACCAACCGCCAGCTCCCGGCGCTGGCACATACCGTGGGTGTTTCCAAGGTGGATGTGCTGGCCGCACGCGTGGCTGAGATCAATCCCGCCTGCCGCGTGAACCGCGTCATTGAGTTCCTCACCGAATCGAACGCAGACCGGCTGCTGGCACCAGGTTTTGATTTCGTGGTCGATGCCGTGGACCGCACCTCCATCAAGGCGCTGATTCTGGCCAAATGCCAGGCACGCGGCATGCCCGTCATCACCTCCGGCTCTGCGGGTGGTCGGCGCGATCCCACACTCATTCGCACGTCAGACCTCGGTCTTGCCGGGGCGGACACGCTGCTCAAAGGCGTGCGCCAGTGCCTGCGCCGCCAGCACGGCTTTCCCAAGAGCGAGGAGGGCCGCCCTCTGGCGATGGGCATCCCCTGCGTCTTTTCCAGCGAGAAACCGGTCTATCCTTGGGCGGATGGCTCCTGCTCACTGGAGCCCGAGTCCGGTGCCGAAACCGGCCTGCGTCTCGACTGCGCCGCTGGTTTTGGCGCGGCGACCCACGTCACCGGCACGTTTGGCTTTGTGCTCGCGGCGGAGGTGGTGAAGAGACTGGTGAAAGAAGTATGA
- a CDS encoding rhodanese-like domain-containing protein yields the protein MNRTFFITTLLTLIIPAMSIAADPVKHVKADEAAKIISAEKVVIVDVRTPDEFKDGHIKGAKNIDIMSADFEAQLAKLDKTQPTLVHCQAGGRSTRALPSFEKLGFTHLIHLDDGFGGWVKAGKPVEK from the coding sequence ATGAACCGCACCTTTTTCATCACCACTCTCCTCACCCTCATCATCCCCGCCATGTCCATCGCCGCAGACCCCGTCAAACATGTGAAAGCCGACGAAGCCGCCAAGATCATCTCCGCTGAGAAAGTCGTGATCGTGGATGTGCGCACGCCGGATGAATTTAAAGACGGTCACATCAAGGGCGCGAAAAACATCGACATCATGTCTGCCGACTTCGAAGCGCAACTGGCCAAGCTGGACAAAACCCAGCCCACACTGGTGCACTGCCAGGCCGGTGGCCGCAGCACCCGTGCGCTCCCGTCTTTTGAGAAACTCGGCTTCACCCACCTCATTCACCTGGACGATGGCTTCGGCGGCTGGGTGAAGGCTGGTAAGCCTGTGGAGAAGTAG
- a CDS encoding Fe-Mn family superoxide dismutase codes for MNRRAFLTTSTAAFAGVLAAPSTSLALDLTQAPLPYAPEALEPHIDALTMNIHFGKHHTAYISKLGDALKAASIGKTDAIELVSDIKSLPEASQTAIRNNGGGHVNHTWFWKWMAPAGSGPKSPEGKLGAAIQSTFSSVDDFKKVFGEAGVKRFGSGWAWLIVTKDGKLKVTSTPNQDNPLMKGIVDEADLGTPILGLDVWEHAYYLKYQNKRPDYIAAWWNVVNWAEVAKGYEAAIKA; via the coding sequence ATGAACCGACGCGCCTTCCTCACCACCAGCACTGCGGCATTCGCAGGTGTGCTGGCCGCCCCCTCCACCAGCCTCGCGCTGGATCTCACCCAGGCTCCTCTGCCCTACGCCCCCGAAGCCCTGGAACCGCACATCGATGCGCTGACCATGAACATCCACTTTGGCAAGCACCACACCGCCTACATTTCCAAGCTGGGAGATGCGCTCAAGGCCGCCAGCATCGGCAAAACTGACGCCATCGAGCTAGTGAGCGACATCAAATCCCTGCCTGAGGCCTCCCAGACTGCCATCCGCAACAACGGCGGCGGCCATGTGAACCACACCTGGTTCTGGAAATGGATGGCCCCGGCTGGCAGCGGCCCGAAAAGCCCCGAAGGCAAGCTGGGTGCTGCCATCCAGAGCACGTTCTCCAGCGTGGACGACTTCAAAAAGGTCTTTGGCGAGGCCGGGGTGAAGCGCTTTGGCTCCGGCTGGGCCTGGCTGATCGTGACCAAGGACGGTAAGCTCAAGGTCACCTCCACGCCGAATCAGGACAACCCGCTCATGAAGGGCATTGTGGACGAGGCTGATCTCGGCACACCGATCCTGGGACTGGATGTGTGGGAGCACGCCTACTACCTGAAGTACCAAAACAAGCGCCCCGACTACATCGCCGCCTGGTGGAATGTGGTGAACTGGGCCGAGGTGGCCAAAGGCTACGAGGCCGCCATCAAGGCCTGA
- a CDS encoding OmpA family protein has product MAAVTHPPEWTTPQSSFRSRDDWSLKWWMMFALILSVVFHMMLVVGFDTLGISNVTPAKMREVPERIRIDERLLKDQKAIQQIPETIAPGNVPDMKAFEPKLDDFDKLQELPKNQEIDLTPNVKEITNFIRANDPGDGAPGTPKGSEMAKLLAPQALEAPDIAAEMASVRRDVLSKPVSEKQMLLDAGALEPGDGGKVDTGLLDAVKSQGTATAAGARVKGFSNLDDLLGGGGKMGGSTAPILMPTDLLFEYGSDQLAETARLSLMKLGFLIQKNPDSLFIIEGHTDSFGGEDYNLELSMRRASAVVNWLRESLGLGTDRIQAVGMGKSKPIVSTSGTVEQQGMNRRVEIKVRPKK; this is encoded by the coding sequence ATGGCCGCAGTCACCCATCCCCCCGAGTGGACCACTCCACAGTCCTCCTTTCGTTCCCGAGACGACTGGAGCCTGAAGTGGTGGATGATGTTTGCGCTCATTCTCTCCGTGGTTTTTCACATGATGCTGGTCGTGGGCTTTGACACCCTGGGCATCTCCAATGTGACACCGGCCAAAATGCGCGAGGTGCCCGAACGCATCCGCATCGACGAGCGGCTCCTGAAAGATCAGAAGGCCATTCAGCAGATTCCCGAGACTATCGCGCCGGGAAATGTGCCGGACATGAAGGCCTTCGAGCCCAAACTGGACGATTTTGACAAGCTGCAGGAGCTGCCCAAAAACCAGGAAATCGACCTCACTCCGAATGTGAAGGAGATCACCAACTTCATCCGTGCCAACGACCCCGGAGACGGAGCCCCCGGCACTCCCAAAGGCAGCGAGATGGCCAAGCTCCTGGCCCCACAGGCCTTGGAGGCGCCGGATATCGCCGCAGAGATGGCCAGCGTGCGCCGGGATGTGCTGTCCAAGCCCGTGTCAGAAAAGCAGATGCTGCTGGATGCAGGCGCGCTGGAGCCTGGAGATGGAGGCAAGGTGGACACCGGTCTGCTGGATGCCGTGAAAAGCCAGGGCACCGCCACGGCTGCGGGTGCGCGTGTGAAGGGCTTCAGCAATCTCGACGATCTCCTCGGTGGCGGCGGCAAGATGGGTGGCAGCACCGCCCCGATCCTGATGCCCACGGATCTGCTCTTTGAGTATGGCAGTGACCAGTTGGCCGAAACGGCCCGCCTCAGCCTCATGAAGCTCGGCTTCCTCATCCAGAAAAATCCAGACTCCCTCTTCATCATCGAGGGGCACACCGACAGCTTCGGTGGAGAAGACTACAATTTGGAACTCAGCATGCGCCGCGCCAGCGCGGTGGTGAACTGGCTGCGGGAATCTCTGGGGCTGGGCACGGATCGCATCCAGGCCGTGGGCATGGGCAAATCAAAACCCATCGTCAGCACCTCTGGCACCGTGGAGCAGCAGGGCATGAACCGCCGTGTGGAAATCAAGGTACGCCCGAAGAAATAA
- a CDS encoding HAD family hydrolase: MAAPKHRFILCFDFDGTLVHPESDPVYHPGFGQMIQALRSQGAAWVINTGRSLGQTLEGLAQYGIFYEPDFIIAQESDIYKPGFFSRWTDYGSWNRKARRAQERFVKDHQQSLQAIKQMVETHTQASFITGSAGEMGIVGSNDLEMDAICAYIDSHAQQYPDIGYHRNGIYLRFSHSGYSKGTALSELARLLGLNAAACFAAGDNFNDLSMLDPRHAHMIACPVNALDPIKQVVHSRGGFIASRRASEGMMEALTHFFGNSPAPGA; the protein is encoded by the coding sequence ATGGCCGCTCCCAAACACCGCTTTATTCTCTGTTTCGACTTCGACGGCACTCTCGTGCATCCTGAGAGCGATCCCGTGTACCATCCCGGCTTTGGGCAGATGATTCAGGCTCTGCGCAGCCAGGGCGCTGCCTGGGTGATCAACACCGGCCGCAGCCTGGGCCAGACGCTGGAGGGGCTCGCGCAGTACGGCATTTTTTACGAGCCGGACTTCATTATCGCGCAGGAGAGCGACATCTATAAGCCGGGCTTCTTCAGCCGCTGGACGGACTACGGTTCATGGAACCGCAAGGCACGCCGTGCGCAGGAGCGTTTTGTCAAAGACCACCAGCAGTCACTACAGGCCATCAAGCAGATGGTTGAGACGCACACCCAGGCCTCCTTCATCACCGGGAGCGCTGGAGAGATGGGCATCGTGGGCAGCAATGACCTCGAGATGGACGCGATATGCGCCTACATCGACTCACACGCGCAGCAATATCCGGACATCGGCTACCATCGCAATGGCATCTACCTGCGCTTTTCCCACAGCGGCTACAGCAAAGGCACCGCGCTCAGCGAACTGGCGCGCCTGCTAGGATTGAATGCGGCGGCCTGCTTTGCCGCAGGAGACAATTTCAATGATCTCAGCATGCTGGACCCGCGCCATGCGCACATGATCGCCTGCCCGGTGAATGCGCTGGATCCGATCAAGCAGGTCGTGCACTCACGAGGCGGATTCATCGCTTCCCGTCGTGCCAGCGAGGGAATGATGGAGGCGCTGACGCATTTTTTTGGAAATTCCCCGGCTCCGGGAGCCTAA
- the rplU gene encoding 50S ribosomal protein L21: MAYAIIKTGGKQYKVSVGDKLDVEKLESAEGETATFDQVLVAGEGSSIKVGAPTVAGATVSAKVLSQHKADKATTFKFRKRKGFHKTRGHRQPLTLVQITAINA; this comes from the coding sequence ATGGCATACGCAATCATCAAAACAGGCGGCAAGCAGTATAAAGTCTCCGTGGGCGACAAGCTCGACGTGGAGAAGCTCGAATCTGCTGAAGGCGAAACCGCCACTTTCGACCAGGTGCTCGTCGCCGGTGAAGGCAGCAGCATCAAAGTGGGCGCTCCTACTGTGGCAGGTGCCACCGTTTCCGCCAAGGTGCTCAGCCAGCACAAGGCTGACAAGGCAACCACCTTCAAGTTCCGTAAGCGCAAGGGCTTCCACAAGACCCGTGGTCACCGCCAGCCGCTGACCCTCGTGCAGATCACCGCCATCAACGCTTAA
- the rpmA gene encoding 50S ribosomal protein L27, translating to MAHKKGQGSVKNGRDSQSKRLGVKKFGGEAVIAGNIILRQRGTKWVPGRNVGIGRDHTIFALVDGKVLFDKDGTRVNIEPALQA from the coding sequence ATGGCCCATAAAAAAGGACAAGGTTCCGTTAAAAACGGTCGCGACAGCCAGAGCAAGCGTCTTGGCGTCAAGAAATTCGGCGGCGAAGCCGTCATCGCAGGCAACATCATCCTTCGCCAGCGTGGTACGAAGTGGGTTCCTGGTCGTAATGTCGGCATCGGCCGCGACCACACCATCTTCGCCCTCGTGGACGGAAAGGTGCTTTTCGACAAGGATGGTACCCGTGTGAATATTGAGCCCGCTCTTCAGGCGTAA
- a CDS encoding phosphoadenosine phosphosulfate reductase domain-containing protein: MNPEQIQALNDTARGQSPQQIIQTALAHAAGGAIVTTNFRPYEAVILHLVAEQQADVPVLWVDHGTNLPETYRFAEKSRERLNLNLKPYLPKMTAAHWLALNGGQVPMPDEVERVESFSRIMKLEPFERGMCELAPKVWITALRKEQNPQRAATLQPFMWDAKFNCLKVNPILDWTPVEMDAYLAEHSLPNERTYYDPAKGDEKHECGLHAKLVTDKA; this comes from the coding sequence ATGAATCCTGAACAAATCCAAGCTCTCAACGACACGGCCCGCGGCCAGTCTCCGCAGCAAATCATTCAGACTGCCCTCGCTCATGCCGCTGGCGGTGCCATCGTGACCACCAACTTCCGTCCGTATGAGGCGGTGATTCTGCATCTGGTGGCGGAGCAGCAGGCGGATGTGCCAGTGCTTTGGGTGGATCATGGAACCAACCTTCCTGAAACCTACCGCTTTGCGGAAAAGAGCCGCGAGCGTCTGAATCTCAACCTGAAGCCTTATCTGCCGAAGATGACCGCCGCGCATTGGCTGGCGCTGAATGGTGGGCAGGTGCCGATGCCGGATGAAGTGGAGCGTGTGGAATCCTTCAGCCGCATCATGAAGCTGGAGCCCTTTGAGCGCGGCATGTGCGAACTGGCACCGAAGGTGTGGATCACCGCGCTGCGCAAGGAGCAAAACCCCCAGCGGGCCGCCACGCTGCAGCCCTTCATGTGGGACGCCAAGTTCAACTGCCTCAAGGTGAACCCCATCCTCGACTGGACGCCGGTGGAGATGGATGCCTATCTGGCTGAGCACTCGCTGCCGAACGAGCGCACCTACTACGATCCCGCCAAGGGCGATGAAAAGCATGAGTGCGGTCTGCACGCCAAGCTGGTCACCGATAAAGCGTAA
- a CDS encoding sulfite exporter TauE/SafE family protein, with protein sequence MDFLTPEFGLYVVAGFVAQLIDGALGMAYGVSASSLLSVFGVEPRVVSATVHAAECFTTGASGLSHHAFGNVDRNLFRRLLVPAVIGAVMGAYILTSIDGKVLKPYISMYLIVMGVVIIAKAFTRVPPKKVTTHLAPLGFVGALVDAMCGGGWGPIVASNLIIRGNDTRITVGSVNAVEFFVTLSASITFFLTIGLTHWNIIVALALGGVIAAPLAAWAAKHIPHKPFMVLVGLLIVVVNSLRVFKIL encoded by the coding sequence ATGGATTTTCTGACTCCAGAATTCGGACTCTACGTGGTGGCGGGCTTTGTGGCTCAGCTGATCGATGGCGCGCTGGGCATGGCTTATGGCGTCAGCGCCTCGTCGCTGCTGTCAGTCTTTGGCGTGGAGCCGCGGGTGGTCAGTGCCACGGTGCATGCGGCGGAGTGTTTTACCACCGGGGCCTCGGGCCTTTCGCATCATGCGTTTGGGAATGTGGACCGTAATCTGTTCCGGCGGTTGCTCGTCCCTGCGGTGATTGGTGCCGTGATGGGTGCTTACATCCTGACCTCCATTGATGGCAAGGTGCTCAAGCCCTACATCTCCATGTACCTCATCGTCATGGGTGTGGTCATTATTGCCAAGGCCTTCACACGGGTGCCACCAAAGAAGGTCACCACGCATCTCGCACCGCTGGGCTTTGTGGGGGCGCTGGTGGATGCCATGTGCGGCGGCGGCTGGGGGCCGATTGTGGCCTCCAATCTGATCATTCGTGGCAATGACACACGCATCACGGTTGGAAGCGTGAATGCCGTGGAGTTCTTCGTCACACTCTCCGCGTCCATCACCTTCTTCCTCACGATCGGCCTCACGCATTGGAACATTATCGTCGCGCTCGCTCTCGGTGGTGTCATCGCCGCGCCGCTGGCTGCGTGGGCTGCCAAGCACATCCCGCACAAGCCCTTCATGGTGCTCGTGGGTCTGCTGATCGTCGTCGTCAATTCCCTCCGCGTTTTCAAAATCCTTTAA
- the cysD gene encoding sulfate adenylyltransferase subunit CysD, translating to MSAITHLQFLESEAIYILRETAAQFQKPALLFSGGKDSIVMAWLARKAFYPSKLPFPLLHVDTGHNFPEAMEYRDWFVQEIGATLTVGLVQKSIDEGRVQEEKGHTASRNKLQTVTLLDTIEEHQFDACLGGGRRDEEKARAKERFFSHRDEFGQWDPKNQRPELWNIFNGRKHFGEHFRVFPLSNWTEMDIWQYIRQENIPLPSLYFSHQRKIIERHGQLLDASTGIIPLLDEEKPRVKEMTIRFRTVGDATCTGAVESTASTIDEIVAEVAAARQTERGTRADDKRSETAMEDRKKEGYF from the coding sequence ATGTCTGCGATCACTCATCTCCAATTCCTCGAATCCGAGGCCATCTACATCCTACGGGAAACCGCTGCGCAGTTCCAGAAACCCGCCCTGCTTTTCTCCGGTGGCAAGGACTCCATCGTCATGGCCTGGCTGGCGCGCAAAGCCTTCTATCCCTCCAAGCTGCCCTTCCCGCTGCTGCATGTGGACACCGGCCACAACTTCCCTGAGGCCATGGAGTACCGTGACTGGTTCGTGCAGGAGATCGGTGCCACACTGACTGTGGGACTCGTGCAGAAGTCCATTGATGAAGGCCGCGTGCAGGAAGAAAAAGGCCACACCGCCAGCCGCAACAAGCTGCAGACCGTGACACTGCTCGATACCATCGAGGAGCATCAGTTTGACGCCTGCCTTGGCGGTGGTCGTCGTGATGAAGAGAAAGCCCGCGCCAAGGAGCGCTTCTTCAGCCACCGCGATGAGTTCGGCCAGTGGGACCCCAAGAACCAGCGCCCTGAGCTCTGGAACATCTTCAACGGCCGCAAGCACTTCGGCGAGCACTTCCGTGTGTTCCCGCTCAGCAACTGGACCGAGATGGACATCTGGCAGTACATCCGCCAGGAAAACATTCCCCTGCCCAGCCTCTACTTCAGCCATCAGCGCAAGATCATCGAGCGCCACGGCCAGCTTCTCGATGCCAGCACCGGCATCATCCCGCTGCTCGATGAAGAGAAGCCCCGTGTGAAGGAGATGACCATCCGCTTCCGCACCGTCGGCGACGCCACCTGCACCGGTGCTGTCGAATCCACCGCCAGCACAATCGACGAAATCGTCGCCGAAGTAGCTGCTGCACGCCAGACAGAACGCGGAACGCGTGCCGATGACAAGCGCTCTGAGACTGCCATGGAAGACCGCAAGAAGGAAGGGTACTTCTGA
- a CDS encoding YfbM family protein yields the protein MCGSYLRVTNDQLEQVLNEPDLILDMLFPEDDTEFEAGRYLDIDKSWQIIHFLLTGDALDGDEPLCNAVMGGTEIGDVEVVYGPARFLLPEQVVEVATALTSISEDELWNRFDIEAARKAEIYPQGWTGSETDRSYVLNHFKCLKTYFVDAANAQEPVILYLS from the coding sequence ATGTGCGGCAGCTATCTTCGGGTCACTAATGACCAGCTCGAACAGGTTCTAAACGAGCCTGACTTGATTCTGGACATGCTTTTTCCAGAAGACGATACCGAATTTGAGGCTGGCCGTTATCTCGACATCGACAAGTCCTGGCAGATCATTCATTTCCTTCTGACAGGCGACGCTTTGGATGGCGATGAGCCGCTGTGTAACGCCGTCATGGGTGGCACGGAGATTGGTGATGTTGAAGTGGTGTATGGTCCCGCTCGATTTCTTTTGCCTGAGCAGGTCGTCGAAGTGGCCACCGCATTGACCTCCATTTCGGAAGATGAACTTTGGAATCGCTTTGATATCGAAGCTGCGCGTAAGGCTGAAATTTATCCCCAAGGATGGACCGGATCGGAGACAGATCGTAGCTACGTATTGAACCATTTTAAGTGTCTGAAAACATACTTTGTCGACGCGGCGAACGCTCAGGAGCCGGTCATTCTTTACCTCTCATAA
- a CDS encoding sulfate adenylyltransferase subunit 1, translating to MDVLVNPTESSLLRFTTAGSVDDGKSTLIGRLLYDSKSIFEDQLLAVEESSKRRGDAHVNLALLTDGLRAEREQGITIDVAYRYFATPKRKFIIADTPGHIQYTRNMVTGASTADLAIILIDARLGVIEQTMRHTYLASLLRIGHIVLAVNKMDLVNFDQAVYDKIVADYMAFAKGLENLPHVTPIPMSALNGDNVVDKSENTPWYTGPSLLQHLETAQVHTETAVDEARFPVQWVIRPISDREDAKLGNLHDYRGFAGRVASGTFKVGDDVLVYPSEMKTKITGIHTFEGPQEEAIPQLSYSITVADEIDTSRGGMIVKAGEPAQTAQEFDAMICWFADKKTLKPRSRFHLRHTTNDVRAVVTDVLYKVNISTLEKSAASKEFALNDIGCIRLRCASPIFFDAYSKNRTTGSFVLVDEQTNNTVAAGMILKPLVDAGDEDAEVAI from the coding sequence ATGGACGTTCTCGTTAACCCTACTGAATCCTCTCTTCTTCGCTTCACGACCGCTGGTTCGGTCGACGATGGCAAAAGCACCCTCATCGGTCGCCTGCTGTATGACTCGAAGTCGATCTTCGAAGACCAGCTTCTTGCGGTCGAAGAATCCTCCAAGCGTCGTGGCGATGCGCATGTGAATCTTGCGCTGCTTACCGACGGCCTGCGTGCCGAGCGTGAGCAGGGGATCACGATTGATGTGGCTTATCGTTATTTCGCCACGCCGAAGCGGAAGTTCATCATCGCGGATACTCCGGGGCACATTCAGTACACGCGCAACATGGTCACGGGGGCATCCACCGCAGACCTTGCGATCATCCTGATTGATGCACGTCTGGGCGTCATTGAGCAGACCATGCGCCATACGTATCTGGCCTCGCTGCTGCGCATCGGCCACATCGTGCTGGCGGTGAACAAGATGGACCTGGTGAACTTTGACCAGGCGGTTTATGACAAGATCGTGGCTGACTACATGGCCTTTGCCAAGGGGCTTGAGAACCTGCCGCATGTGACGCCGATTCCCATGAGCGCGCTCAATGGGGACAACGTGGTGGACAAGTCGGAGAACACTCCGTGGTACACCGGTCCGTCCCTCCTGCAGCATCTGGAGACTGCGCAGGTGCATACGGAAACCGCCGTGGATGAAGCACGCTTCCCTGTGCAGTGGGTCATCCGCCCCATCTCCGACCGCGAAGACGCCAAGCTCGGCAATCTGCATGACTATCGCGGCTTTGCCGGACGCGTGGCCAGCGGCACCTTCAAGGTGGGCGATGACGTGCTCGTGTATCCGTCCGAGATGAAGACGAAGATCACCGGGATTCACACCTTTGAAGGTCCGCAGGAGGAAGCCATCCCGCAGCTCAGCTACAGCATCACTGTGGCCGATGAGATCGACACCAGCCGTGGCGGCATGATCGTGAAGGCAGGCGAGCCTGCGCAGACGGCCCAGGAGTTTGACGCGATGATCTGCTGGTTTGCGGACAAGAAGACGCTCAAGCCCCGCAGCCGTTTCCACCTGCGCCACACCACGAATGATGTGCGCGCTGTGGTCACGGATGTGCTCTACAAGGTGAACATCAGCACGCTGGAAAAGAGCGCTGCCAGCAAGGAGTTTGCGCTCAATGACATCGGCTGCATCCGCCTGCGCTGCGCATCGCCGATCTTCTTTGACGCCTACTCCAAGAACCGCACCACCGGCAGCTTCGTGCTCGTGGATGAGCAGACCAACAACACCGTGGCCGCAGGCATGATCCTCAAGCCGCTGGTCGATGCCGGAGACGAGGACGCGGAAGTGGCGATCTAG